The sequence TTCTTGACAGTGGAAACCTTGTAGTAAAAGACGGTGTCAAGGGAACGAACTATCATTGGCAAAGCTTTGATCATCCATGTGATACTCTGATTCCAGGCATGAAGCTGGGTTGGAACCTGGTAACCAATCAGAGCTGGAGCATGAATTCTTGGAAGAGTTCTCAAGATCCTTCTACTGGAGATTACACTTACAAACTAGATCCTCATGGACTGCCACAGATAGTACTTCTTCAAACAGGATCAGGCATAAGGTACCGAACTGGCCCCTGGGACGGTGTCAGGTTTGGTGGAGGTCCTCCGCTCCGAGAAAATTCAGTCTTCAACCCTATTTTTGTCTTTAAAGTTCCTTTTGTTTACTACTCATTCACTAACATAGAGAGTACTACAATTTCAAGATTTGTGGTGAACCAATCAGGTATACTTGAACACTTAACTTGGAATCAAAGGCGAGGACAGTGGGTCAGAATAATAACTCTACAAAGTGATCAGTGTGATGCATATAACCAATGTGGTCCAAATGGCTTGTGCAATTCGAATACCTCGCCTATATGCCGCTGCCCAAAAGGATTCACACCGAAAGTACCACAAGATTGGAAGAACCTAGACGAGTCTGGTGGTTGCATTCGTAAAACAACGTTGAATTGTAGCGGGAATGTTGGATTTCAGAAGTTTTCAGGACTTAAGTTGCCGGATAGTTCGCAGTATTTAGTCAACAAGAATGCTACCACACCAGTAGAGTGTGAGACGGCTTGCCGGAGGAACTGTTCCTGCATGGCTTATGCTAAGACTGAAGTTAGTGGCTGTGTGGCTTGGTTTGGAGACTTGCTTGATATAAGAGAGTATAGTAAAGGTGGACAAGTGCTGTATATAAAGGTGGATGCCTCCGACATTGGTAAGCTTTTGGTACGAGTCCCTTGCATTAGATCTAATTACACTAATATACAACATCAATAATTGGATTAGGGACTTTGAAGCTGTAGCCCCGAACTATATAGAATATCTGATCAAATTGtttgaatttatttcttttacttttccttattaattttcttgaatttgGTTTTTGTCAGCAGAATCCAATGACAGACGAACAGCGATGATCATCTTGGTATCAATAGTTTCAGGTGTTCTCCTGTTCACTGCAAGCATTTGCTTTATTGTTTGGAAGAAGAGATCTAACAGAATAGAAGGTAAAACTCATACAATTGAAGATCAGTTTACATGTTTCAGATTCAAATTCCATCTATCTTTTGCAAAAAATTTATCTGACAATTCAAACCCATGAATAACATTGATTAAAACAATGGCTGCCAGGCTTGAATTGTTACCAAATGAAACCAACCAATGATATTCCCAAGTTTTTGGTAGAATCTTAAGacaattagaaaagaaaacaattgcTTATTTCTTCTATACTTTCACAGAGTTgtgtaattataaaattggtcttaattattattggcGAGATGCCCAACTTCCCATTAAAGCGATAATGTCCATTCGCTTTGCTTGTGCCATTTGAATGTCATGCATAATACTTTCCTAAAAGATTCActtaaaggaaataaattttGTTCTGAGTAGATTATTCCTATTCACTTCAACGATGAAAATTGTTCTTTTTACCTGAAATTTAGCAAATTTCTACAGAATGAAGCATGAAGAAtgcaaattataaaaaattcttgGGTGAagtaactattttttatagtttgtATCTGAACATCAAATTTCCCATTCTCAGATGGTAATGCAGGCATTGGACCAGGTAACTGTACTCCAGATAACAATCCAACTAATGGGGATGAGGACCTTGATCAACTTCCACTTTACGactttttccttattttatctGCCACTGACAACTTCTCTTATGAAAACAAAATTGGTGAAGGTGGATTTGGTGCTGTTTACAAGGTATCTTCCTGTTACATTCACAAAAATTGCATTCAAAATGGATGTAAGatattactttttctttgtcaTTCTTCTTCAGTCACAATCCTCTGCAAGAGTTGAAATCAAGTTATAATGAAATGCAGGGTGACCTCCCAACAGAACAAGTAGCAGTGAAGAGGCTTTCTAAAGATTCAGGACAAGGGCTTAAAGAGTTCAAGAATGAGGTTATATTCATTTCAAAGCTACAGCACCGGAATCTTGTCCGGCTCTTGGGATGTTGTATTCATGGGGAAGAGAGGATGTTGGTTTATGAGTACATGCCCAAGAGAAGTTTGGACTTGTGCCTTTTCAGTTAGTGACTCTTAAACCCTTAAACCTTAAAATTAGACTTTGCTTCAGTTTCTACCAACACTGACATTATTTTCTTGGATTTCCAGACATTGTCCTAACTTGATTAAAAATTTTTCAGATCAAACAAGAGGCACTTCACTTGATTGGCAGAAACGTTTCAACATTATTGTTGGGATCGCTCGAGGGCTTCTATATCTTCATCGAGATTCAAGGTTGAGAATCATTCACAGGGATCTCAAAGCCAGCAACATTCTCTTGGATGATGAGATGAATCCCAAAATTTCAGACTTTGGTCTGGCAAGAACATTTGGAGGTGACCAAAATGAAGTAAATACGAACAGGGTCATTGGAACATAGTAtgtatagaattaaattaccTACCAACTCTCTATTATTACCCATGTGAGCTCCCCATATAACAACACTCTCAATGATTTCTTGCAGTGGCTATATGCCTCCTGAGTATGCAATAGACGGGCTCTTCTCAGTGAAATCTGATGTATTTAGCTTTGGCGTACTGGCTTTAGAGATAGTGACTGGGAAGAAGAACAGAGGGTTTTATCATCCTGAACATGATCTTAATCTTTTGGGACATGTGAGTAAGcttacttttattttggattCAAATCCTATTGTCACCATATTACTTTCGGCTGAAATACATAACGCAAAGCTTGATTTCAGGCATGGAGATTGTGGATTGAGGAGCGGCCTGCGGAGCTGATGGACAGTGTCATGGAGCAACCAGTTCCTACACCAGAACTGTTGAAATCTATCCATGTAGGATTGTTATGTGTGCAACAACGGCCAGAAGATAGGCCTACAATGTCTCAAGTTGTACTGATGTTGGACAGTGAGAACCTGACGCTGCCACAACCTAAACAGCCTGGTTTCTACACAGAAAGGTTTCTAACTGAGACAGATTCATCATCTACTGGTGTCAAGTGTTACACTAGAAACGAAGTCGAAGTTACACTATTACAAGGAAGATAGAAAAGCACATTGGTATCCaaaagtgtatatatatatgtctgtGTGTCTGCTTTTCAAAAAGCAATTGGGTATCTATTTGTCATGTTCTTCTGAATGCATCAGGTGCAAACTTGATTGTGTAAAaccatttcttttatcattaatatattttgggTCAATTACTGACATTTAGTAGGCattttgagttttttcttttctttttccaaaattaacaCTAAGATTTCATTAACCAGCTCTTTGAGATTTATCATTCCAAATTAAGAATGGGTTGAAATTCAAATCTGAAAAGGgtaaattaacataaataagagagtttttagaattattaaaatacataattatattaaaaaacataaatataagaaaattgcaaaaattaaatattaaatagaaataaattattaattataattataataatttaatattaagttctaaaattgatgaaattaaaaaagttttaaattaaacaattaaattattattgagtAAAATTCAGTGATAGATTAGCTACAGATTTTAATGGCATTTAACGTGATATTAGACCTTATGCATATTCTTAGAATCTTCTTTTTTCGCCTAATTGTCACGTCAGACTCTTATGagaaactttttaatatttctaaaattaaagttttggCACTAATTAGACACAAATTGAAGTTTTAggactaaaatatttatatggtGTAAAGTTTGGTGACCACGGAGTAAGTTATCCTGTCTGTGTGAGCTGAACGTCCATTAATCATCACTATTAGTAACAATTATTAACATTGCCTCCCGAGATTTTGAGATCACAAGTGGAAAAGAGGGAGTCAGAGCTGCAATTGCATTTCGTATCCCTGACCACAAATGCCCTGATCCTCTGATACTGTTATAAATTAAGTGAGTGCCTTCTGGGATCGAGTTGTTCATGATAtgtatgtattaattaatttaacttaaatccCATCAGATCGATAGCTTGGGCTGCAACAAGCAGCCAACTACTCAAACATTACAACAAGTCTCTCTTAAAGAGGTCAGTCTGCTCCTTTTGTTCATATATGCCGATAATTGATTTAGCTGcttttcaaagtttcaaattttattattttgaattggaATACAGTCATGTAAAGCTTTGTacattttagttgttttttaaataagaaaagggTTAGCTGTGTGCCACACCTTATGTCAATCCTGCTTTTGAAAAATCAGTAACTACTAtggatatttttttcttaaaaaatcatCTCTGCTAGTTATTGTTTTGATAATCTGGTCTTTTGCTTTACTTTCCCATCGCTGTTGTAATTAGATATTACCTTTCAGTCATCGTATAAAGTCATATAGTATTTTGAATTTGTGAAATTAACTGTTTCTGAAAAGGATGTAAGTCTACTATTACTAAATCTTGTGAAAGGAAGGAACATACCAGTATCTGGATTCTATTTCCTTTGAGCTTCTTGGCTGTGACTAAGTGGACATTGGATTTGAATACTTTATTCAGGCTAAATCAAATGGAAACCTGCCAGGCTGGGCCCGAAACATCCAACTACTCTGCACTAAGAGTCTTACTTAGATTCTTTAACCAGTCATTTTCATGCTGGACCCTTCAAGTTCACTGTATCCCTCAGGAGAATGGGTgaagatttgatttttatcTTCAACTAGTGGAATGGGGAATCATAAAACTTATGGAGAAACTAAAGGCCAATACTTCTTTGTATCTTGCTGTTTGCTGCACTTTGATACTTTTCTTCTCAATAAATTCTTTTGGAGCCGACACCATAGGTGCAGGACAGTCTCTTAATGACAGCCAGACCTTAGTTTCACCAGGTCGAAAATTCGAGCTTGGTTTTTTTAATCCCGCCAATTCAAATGTTCGTTACTTAGGAATATGGTATAGAAATATCCCAGTTCGGACTGTTGTCTGGGTAGCTAATAGAGATAATCCCCTTATAAATTCTACTGGATTGTTGAcatttgatgatgatggtggAATGATTATCCTCCTCAACCAAACAGGAAGTATTATGTGGTCATCAGATTCTCTATATGCAGCAAGAGCCCCAGTTGCTCAGCTACTAGACACTGGAaatttcattttgaaagacaCTGCGGATGGCAGCTCCAGAAACTGCATATGGCAGAGTTTTGATTATCCATCCGATACATTGTTACCAGGTATGAAACTTGGTTGGAACAGGAAAACTGGCCTAAATCGATATCTGACATCTTGGAAAAGCCCAACTGATCCCTCTTCAGGAAACTGTACATATGCTTTGGATCCTGGTGGGCTTCCCCAGCTTGTTCTTCGTAAAGGATCCACAAGGCAGTTTCGTACTGGGCCATGGTATGGCACTCAGTTTAGTGGTTTACCAGCTCTCTTGGCGAATCCAGTTTTCCAACCTAAATTTGTCTCCAATGATGATGAGGAATATTACTCTTTCGTAACCACAGGTAATATCATATCAAGATTTGTTTTGAGTCAATCAGGCTTTGCCCAGCACTTCTCCTGGAATGATAGACGCTCTAGTTGGAACCTCATGTTCACAGTACAAAGAGATCGGTGTGACAATTATGGCTTGTGTGGTGCTTATGGTATTTGTAACATTAGCAATTCCACCACTGTTTGTGAATGTATGAAGGGCTTTAAACCTAGATCACGCAGTGATTGGGAAATGCTAGATTGGTCTGGTGGATGTACTCCAAAAGATATGCATGTTTGTAGAAATGGAGAAGGATTTGTAAAATTTACTGGAATGAAAATGCCGGATGCATCAGAATTTTTGGTGAATGTGAGTGAAAGTGTCAAAGACTGCAAGACTAAGTGCTTGAAAAATTGCTCCTGCATGGCTTATGCTAAGTTGGATATTAATGGTACTGGCAGTGGTTGTGTGATTTGGACTGGAGAGTTGATTGATACAAGAGAAGTAGGTGAGTATGGGCAAGATATTTATGTAAGGGTGGCAGCTACAGAATTAGGTAAGATTGTTAAGCTCTTTACCTCCCTCTCTTAGTATGAATAGAACTTGATTGTTGCTGATAAATCTTAATTGGTGTTACaagatattattattgggATCTGCCACTTGGTCTCTTGGTAATACTTCAAAAAAAATGttgtttgaaatatataatcatgTATCTGATCCTTATTATTGGTTGTCAGAGTCAAATGCTGTTATGGATGCTAAGCAAAAGAATATAGCAATTACTGCTGCCATATCAGCATTTTCGGCAGTGATCATCATAGCTTTGATTAGTTCATTCATGATCTGGATGAAGAGaagtagaatgggtaaattgaACTTGCAATGTTATTCGGTTTTGaatgatattttctttatccATTTCATAAACTAGTTGTTTTCATTCTAATAGCCGATCAAACAGATAATGAAGTCATCGATAGCAGAGTTGAAGGTCAGAGGGATGACCTTGAACTCCCATTATATGAATTTGCCTCCATCCAAGTTGCCACCAACAACTTTGCTTTAGCCAATAAGATTGGAGAAGGTGGATTTGGCCCTGTTTACAAGGTAAATTTCACTCTGCATAGTGAGTTGAGTTCTGATGATAATTatgttaaataatttcttgagGTTTGTTACTCATTCATACAACCTGTGGAACAAGGATATTTTGAGTGCTTCATGAAATTGCTTAGACGTGAGTACTtgtcaaataaaatttctatgaAGTCCATGGCTTTATTTCACCCCGGATAATGTCTTTGGTACTTTCTGGGCTCTTACAGTATCAGCAGACTTTGGAAgcaatatatgtatttatctATCCAGCAGATCCAAAACCAAGTTAGGCTCACAATTCTCTTTAGTTTCAGGTTGTAGTAACTTTTAAGGACTTgttttatcaattataatCGGGAATGGTCAAATTTTCTCACCACTAGTCATAAAATGCTCTGAAATTTGAGACCTACCTATgcaatttgtttttcttgatttaatttctagcTTGAGAGATGTATTTCCTGTTCTTGGTAAGGTTTACATTTAAGTTGTGAAGCCAAAAATCTATGCTGTGTGTTGAATATCCAATGTTTTAGAGGGACTGCTGACCTAACTGAGAGATGCTAcctttattatcttttaacatTGCTGGTATTTCATTTAGCAGCTTTTTATCATTAATATATTAAGTAGTTTTGATGCACAGAAATTGTGTCTATTTTCAGCATTTCTATACTCATTCCCTAACAGAatacttaaataattttaaaataacttttaggGCGAGTTACAATGTGGACAAGAAGTAGCTGTGAAACGACTTGGGCAGAATTCTGGACAGGGTCTCAGAGAGTTCAAGAATGAGGTGATTTTGATCTCCAAACTTCAACACCGGAATTTGGTCAAGCTTCTTGGTTGTTGCATCCAAGGAGAAGAAAGAATGTTAATCTATGAGTACATGCTGAACAGAAGCTTAGACTCCTTAATTTTTGGTTGGTATCTCAACTTTCTATATGTTCTTTGTgtttgtttaatatttattgtcTATTTCCTTTTACTCTCTTGGCCTGTTGGGTTTTATATGTTAAGAGAAGTAGGGTAAGTGAAGTATATGTAACATACCTACATAACAATTAAGCAGATGAAACAACACGCCCTATGCTCAACTGGCAAAAGAGATTGGACATCATCATTGGGATAGCTAGGGGACTTCTTTATCTACATAGAGATTCGAGATTGAGAATAATCCACAGGGATCTCAAAGCCAGTAATGTTCTGTTAGATAATCAATTAAATCCCAAAATCTCAGATTTTGGAATGGCAAGAATGTTTGGTGGAGATCAGACAGAAGGAAACACAAAGAGGATAGTTGGAACTTAGTAAGAGCTAACACTTGGGCTTTAGATCTTTTCCATCTTTTCTCCATACTTTTGTAATTGAAATGTCTGTTTCCATTTGTGAGTGCTGCAGTGGTTATATGCCTCCAGAATATGCAATAGACGGAAACTTCTCAATTAAATCTGATGCCTTCAGTTTTGGTGTTATACTGTTGGAGATAGTGAGTGGTAAAAGAAACCGTGGATTTTTCCGTCCAGAACACAAACTCAATCTTCTGGGGCATGTGAGTATCGAACCAAAAGGCTCTTTCCAATGCGTTCAGCATTCAGATATATTATTCCTTAATTATATGCCATATATGATTTGAGTTTGTTGTAGGCATGGAAGTTATGGAGCGAAGCTAAGGCCCTGGAATTAGTGGATGAATTGCTGGAGAATGAGTTCCCTGTGTCTGAAGTGCTAAGATGCATACAAGTTGGGCTTTTGTGCGTTCAACACCGGCCAGAGGAGAGGCCAACAATGGCAACTGTGCTCCTGATGCTGGATACTGAAAGCACATTCTTACCTCAACCTGGGCATCCTGGTTTCTATGCTGAAAGGTGTCTTTCAGAGACAGATTCATCATCTATTGGAAATTTGATTTCTAATGAAATGACGGTAACACTGTTAGAGGGCCGCTAGGATATGTGTTTCTGCTATAGGTCTCTTGTTAGAGGGTCGCATTTCGGCTCCCTTTCAGTATTATTCTACTAGTTTCCTATGGTAGCTTCAGATGCATTCAAAATGTGTACTTGAGTAGAAGTATATGCGGTCAACCGTGCCAACTGTTGTTTTCTTGTCAAGTAGTAGGGAGAGTTCTAAAGACGATTTAGTTACTACCGTGATTGTAGTGGATTTTccgaaataattattttctaatgggAAGTGTCAGAATTTGCTGCGACTTTAGTGCATCtcctttttgatattttattctcAAGTTGATAACTTAAATCTGATCATTAAGTGACTCTGTCTCCTTGTAATACTAATATATGAAAGAGCTTGAATTCAGCCAAAAATTAGAGACAAATGAGAGCTGATATCTATCATGTTCATATATTCCGAGTCTATCAGCCTTTAAAATGCAAGGCTAAAGTCTATGCCAAGGTAGTCAAGCATGGGGCCAAGGCTTATTTTCGTTGAGGTGTCATTTCACTGttcttgttttactttttaatgcaaattttttttagtacttTCTCCtgttttgtttcattttccTAATGAGACATGAGTGTCTATTCCTGAAGGATTATTAGACACAAAAAAGTGAATAATGCAGTCAACATTATAAGTTAGAAAACAAGAGAAGACTTCTTGCAGATCCAAATGACTACTGATTTTAGGAGTTTCATTTCTccatttttgtctttttttttagtattatttgcTGTTGCCAAGTTGTTAACCCTTTAAGGTAAAGTTCAGATGAACTCTTTCTGGTCAGCAATTCTTAATTCTCTACTGCACGCAAACAACAACTGTCAAAAAGGTCCTCCAAAgaaaccaaaataaatttttaagggtgtaatagaataaaatcaaTGTATAGggttttaatagaataaaCCTTGAGAATTCATGGCTTCTTAATGCGTTTTGCCTACGTTAATCAACCAATCATATCTGAGGAACTGAATCTCAGTGCCAAGTAAAAAAGGCACCAATagtttaaaagataaaaaaaaaggataagataaagacaCAATTTACCTCCTGAAGTTATATAGAAGGGtgaaatcaatttaaattttttcagcAAATAGCCTATTGAATTTATGTTCAAGGGCCTAACACATTCATTTTAAacttttcaataaataatttcttgaatTCGTATCCAAAGgtaaaattaacataatttggattttttaaaaaataaaataatattaattttttaaattttgattcaattataaaaattaaaaataatatttatttcattaatgatttctcaaattttaaatcttactAAACACGCTTTTGTATAACGCATCATTAGATATTCTATTagtaaattagttaattaaatattttaaaaaaatttataaaacttttaaagaaACTTAAATTGGGTGTATTTGATCTTTGGACACAAGTTCAAAAGGTTATttgctaaaaaatttaaattagatctATTTGACATTTAGACATAAATTTTGAGAgctatttactaaaaaatttaaattaaatgtatttaaTCTTTTCACACAAATTCAAAAGCAAATTGACATTTTATCCAAAGAAAAAAGCCAAAATTTCCATTAGAttcttatataatataagaatcTAATGCTAAACTCTTGTTTTTATTACCTTATCTTTACTTTTCTCCACAAATAAGACAtctatcatattataaagCTAATAGAACTAGTTTCAATAAGACAAATGATAAGAATACtcttaaaatattgaaaagaaatgCTTTACTCTATCATGctgatttaatattattatctagtCAACAACTCATTGATATCTTTAAATagattacaaataaaaaaatgttatattttattaataatggaatgtttatttttgtatGGAATAATTGTATTCACAAATTGAAATTCAAGTTTTTAAagatgttatatttttaactgataaaaaaattatatagaaaaacTTTTGAGttataaattagatttttaatattacttgtgctttttttaatgtttatagagtcaataaaatactttctttaaaagataatcatactaataaaatagataaaaaaataatagataaaaatatttaaatagtgaaaatatataaaacaaactaACAAAGCCCAAtgtattctaattaaaaagaacctaagattgtattattattataaaattactatcTCCATTTGccttatttaataaattaaaattaattataaaatatgacacataatttatttataaaaaaaaggcaATAAAGAGAATGTCTTGTTCACGCCCCTACTAATATCAAGTCATGAGGTTGAATTTAATGGGGAATCAACATCTCATATAAATTCCAGCAAACTGTAAATCAGGAGTTGGTATAATTTAATGCTCCAAATGCTAAATCCCTCCACGATAATCGTCATTTTCTTCTCCGCTACTCTTCAAAATAACGCTTGAATCTAGAGATGGTTGGTTGTGATGCATTCAAGTGCATGTGCTTGCCATTGCCATTGCCATTGCCATTGCCAGGAATATGATTGGAAGCATAAACAAACACCGTGTCGATGTAATTAGTTAAGCAAGGtactttttcttattgctTTGCCATCTtgatttagaataattatcacgtaattattttaaatatggtTTCATGTCAAGGGAATCAACTTAGAGAATCTCACTGAAACAATTCCACAAATACCTCGACCTCAATCCTACCTAACACTAACAGTAAACATAGCCTTACAACGGTGATATTTCTGGGGAGAAATctactaaaaattttaaacctTTACTCTCTGCTTTCTGCCACTACCTGACAGTCAGCCTTGGTCTTATTATTCAcctaattttttatcaacaaGTTGATCTCTTTGCCCCACTAGACAGATGATGACGCCAACAACCcgccaaaataaaatattatatcaactTTCTCATAGGGCTTATCCCGCTTCTTTTCTAAAAGCTTGCAACTTTAGAGTAGATTACGGAGCTCAAAGAGTATATAATAGCAAGTTTTCTGAGATCcccattattattttaatgcaTTGATCTCCTTCATATATAGAAGTATTGTTATGTCCTTTTCAATGTCCATACCTGTTAATTTGGACCCATCAATTCTATTTAGTTAAGCTCCCAATCCATTCATGTGAGAACTCTTAAGAAGAAAAGTCTCGGACGTTCTAGTATGAAAGTTCCTTTTCCATTCATGTGAGAACTCTTAAGAAGAAAAGTCTCGGACGTTCTAGTATGAAAGTTCCTTTTCTTGAGACTCCTGCCTTCGTTCTGCCTACCTCGCTTTTCTCTTTAACTTTCATATTATCTAAACATTCAAGTGGCCTATCATTTTTAAGAGTCAGCAAAAGTTTCTGCAAGTATTAGCAAAATTCCATCAGAGTCAATAATGGATGGTTTAGGAATGCTTCTCAATTTCTTGCTTGTAGTCGCCATCTTCCCGTCTTGTTATTGCATTGATGCTATCACCATCGATCAATCCTTAACTGATGTCAATGTTTTGGTTTCCCAAAATGGTGTTTTTGCTTTAGGATTTTTCAGCCCAGATAACTCTAAGTTTAAATATGTTGGCATTTGGTATCATAAACTGCCAGGACAAACAGTGGTGTGGGTGGCAAATAGAAATAATCCAATTCATGATTCGTCAGGAGCCCTATCCATAAGCCTGGACGGAAACCTTGTTCTACATAATGAGCATGACCGGAAGGTTCCTATGTGGTCCACTAATGTTTCAATGGAAAGGACAGAGAGTTGTGTAGCTCATCTTTTAGATACAGGAAATCTGGTTTTGGTTCAaaatgaaagtaaaaaaattgtttGGCAAAGCTTTGATTATCCTACTGATACTATGCTTCCAGGTCTGAAAATTGGCTTGGATTGGAAAAGTGGCCTGTATAGATTCTTAACATCATGGAGATCGGTGCATGACCCAGGAACTGGGGACTGGTCGTATAAGCTAAATCCTAATGGCTCTCCCCAGTTCTTCTTGTACAAGGGTTTAACCAAGATTTGGAGAAGTAGCCCATGGCCTTGGGATCCTGCACCAACGCCCGGTTATTTGCCTACTTCTGCTAACAATCAAGATGAGATATATTACACCTTCATTTTGGATGAAGAATTTATTCTCTCAAGAATTGTGCTTAAGAACTCTGGATTAATCCAGCGGCTCACCTGGGATAATAGCTCTAGTCAATGGAGAGTCTCCCGGTCAGAACCTAAGTACATATATGGACATTGTGGTGCAAATAGTATGTTGAATTCTAACAACCTTGATAGTCTCGAGTGCATATGCCTGCCAGGTTATGAGCCCAAGTCCTTGAAGAATTGGTATCTCAGAGATGGTTCTGCTGGGTGTGTGAGGAAGCGACAGCAAACAACATCAATCTGCAGAAATGGAGAAGGGTTTATTAAGGTTGAGCAAGTGAAGCTTCCTGATACTTCAATAGCAGTCCTACTGAACAAGAGTTTGAGTAGTACAGAGTGTGAACAACTGTGCTTGGGAAATTGTTCCTGCAAAGCATTTGCAAGCTTGGATATCGAGAGGAAAGGATATGGATGCTTGACATGGTATGGGGAGTTAATGGACACAGTGGAGTATACAGAGGGACACGATATGTATGTCCGGGTGGACGCAGCAGAGTTAGGTATTCTTCTTCTTGCCTTACCAAATAACCCTTAATCTTGAATGAGTATTCTT comes from Ricinus communis isolate WT05 ecotype wild-type chromosome 5, ASM1957865v1, whole genome shotgun sequence and encodes:
- the LOC8267442 gene encoding G-type lectin S-receptor-like serine/threonine-protein kinase At4g27290 isoform X2, which gives rise to MKVYSSFLFCFTILSILKSYSAADTLIPNQTLTDNGQTLVSTGGNFELGFFSPWKSNNRYVGIWFKKVPEQTVVWVANRNNPLSDSSGFLRITTTGTIHIFSNQSGLPVWSSDSSAAPNNPILQLLDSGNLVVKDGVKGTNYHWQSFDHPCDTLIPGMKLGWNLVTNQSWSMNSWKSSQDPSTGDYTYKLDPHGLPQIVLLQTGSGIRYRTGPWDGVRFGGGPPLRENSVFNPIFVFKVPFVYYSFTNIESTTISRFVVNQSGILEHLTWNQRRGQWVRIITLQSDQCDAYNQCGPNGLCNSNTSPICRCPKGFTPKVPQDWKNLDESGGCIRKTTLNCSGNVGFQKFSGLKLPDSSQYLVNKNATTPVECETACRRNCSCMAYAKTEVSGCVAWFGDLLDIREYSKGGQVLYIKVDASDIESNDRRTAMIILVSIVSGVLLFTASICFIVWKKRSNRIEDGNAGIGPGNCTPDNNPTNGDEDLDQLPLYDFFLILSATDNFSYENKIGEGGFGAVYKGDLPTEQVAVKRLSKDSGQGLKEFKNEVIFISKLQHRNLVRLLGCCIHGEERMLVYEYMPKRSLDLCLFNQTRGTSLDWQKRFNIIVGIARGLLYLHRDSRLRIIHRDLKASNILLDDEMNPKISDFGLARTFGGDQNEVNTNRVIGTYGYMPPEYAIDGLFSVKSDVFSFGVLALEIVTGKKNRGFYHPEHDLNLLGHAWRLWIEERPAELMDSVMEQPVPTPELLKSIHVGLLCVQQRPEDRPTMSQVVLMLDSENLTLPQPKQPGFYTERFLTETDSSSTGVKCYTRNEVEVTLLQGR
- the LOC8267442 gene encoding G-type lectin S-receptor-like serine/threonine-protein kinase At4g27290 isoform X1; the protein is MKVYSSFLFCFTILSILKSYSAADTLIPNQTLTDNGQTLVSTGGNFELGFFSPWKSNNRYVGIWFKKVPEQTVVWVANRNNPLSDSSGFLRITTTGTIHIFSNQSGLPVWSSDSSAAPNNPILQLLDSGNLVVKDGVKGTNYHWQSFDHPCDTLIPGMKLGWNLVTNQSWSMNSWKSSQDPSTGDYTYKLDPHGLPQIVLLQTGSGIRYRTGPWDGVRFGGGPPLRENSVFNPIFVFKVPFVYYSFTNIESTTISRFVVNQSGILEHLTWNQRRGQWVRIITLQSDQCDAYNQCGPNGLCNSNTSPICRCPKGFTPKVPQDWKNLDESGGCIRKTTLNCSGNVGFQKFSGLKLPDSSQYLVNKNATTPVECETACRRNCSCMAYAKTEVSGCVAWFGDLLDIREYSKGGQVLYIKVDASDIAESNDRRTAMIILVSIVSGVLLFTASICFIVWKKRSNRIEDGNAGIGPGNCTPDNNPTNGDEDLDQLPLYDFFLILSATDNFSYENKIGEGGFGAVYKGDLPTEQVAVKRLSKDSGQGLKEFKNEVIFISKLQHRNLVRLLGCCIHGEERMLVYEYMPKRSLDLCLFNQTRGTSLDWQKRFNIIVGIARGLLYLHRDSRLRIIHRDLKASNILLDDEMNPKISDFGLARTFGGDQNEVNTNRVIGTYGYMPPEYAIDGLFSVKSDVFSFGVLALEIVTGKKNRGFYHPEHDLNLLGHAWRLWIEERPAELMDSVMEQPVPTPELLKSIHVGLLCVQQRPEDRPTMSQVVLMLDSENLTLPQPKQPGFYTERFLTETDSSSTGVKCYTRNEVEVTLLQGR